A window of the Planctomycetaceae bacterium genome harbors these coding sequences:
- a CDS encoding DUF4162 domain-containing protein, with product MASIQAQYPADQVKLRLSSDSELPGQMRGVISREKQGSFSLLKLSPDANLDELLQTLVNSCRVEHFELVRPSLHNIFVRIAGPSNE from the coding sequence GTGGCTTCAATTCAGGCTCAGTATCCGGCCGATCAGGTGAAGCTGAGGCTTTCGAGCGATTCTGAATTGCCCGGCCAGATGCGAGGTGTGATTTCACGTGAGAAACAGGGGTCGTTTTCTCTGCTGAAGCTGTCGCCCGATGCAAATCTCGACGAATTGCTGCAAACCCTTGTGAATTCCTGTCGCGTTGAACACTTTGAATTGGTGCGACCATCTTTGCATAACATTTTTGTTCGCATCGCGGGGCCTTCCAATGAATAA